In Acipenser ruthenus chromosome 15, fAciRut3.2 maternal haplotype, whole genome shotgun sequence, a genomic segment contains:
- the LOC117396770 gene encoding torsin-1A-like isoform X1: MRLHQRPALYIAFALFCVSTGNAIEPISTSIAVGMAAALTGLLAIYPNMLCSIHECCQEEWIAMNSTGLKETLEGKLFGQHLATQVILKAVTGFVNNKKPKKPLVLSLHGWTGTGKNLVSQMIAEHLYRKGMKSGFVHQFVSTAHFPHADHIDSYKDQLQQWVRGNVSSCARSLFIFDEMDKMHPGLIDSIKPFLDYYETMDGVSYRQAIFIFLSNAGGEKITKVALDFWNEGKKREEIQLKDLETAVSLEVFNNKKSGFWHTSLIDKNLVDFFVPFLPLEIKHVRMCVKEELKSRNKKLDEDIVNAVVEEMTYFPKEEKIFSDKGCKTVEKKLDYHL, encoded by the exons ATGAGACTCCACCAGCGCCCAGCATTGTATATCGCATTCGCCTTGTTTTGCGTGTCGACGGGGAATGCCATTGAACCCATCAGTACCAGCATTGCAGTTGGGATGGCTGCAGCCCTTACTGGGTTACTTGCCATTTACCCAAACATGCTGTGTAGTATTCACGAGTGCTGCCAGGAGGAATGGATCGCCATGAACAGCACAG gGTTAAAGGAGACCCTAGAAGGGAAGCTGTTTGGGCAGCACCTGGCTACCCAGGTTATCCTGAAAGCAGTGACCGGCTTTGTCAACAACAAAAAGCCCAAGAAGCCTCTGGTCCTGTCCCTCCATGGCTGGACAGGAACAGGCAAGAACTTGGTCAGCCAGATGATAGCTGAACACCTCTACAGGAAAGGCATGAAGAGTGGCTTTGTGCACCAGTTTGTCTCCACTGCTCACTTTCCCCACGCTGACCACATTGACTCCTACAAG GACCAGCTGCAGCAGTGGGTGCGAGGGAACGTGTCCAGCTGTGCGCGATCCCTGTTTATATTTGATGAAATGGACAAAATGCACCCGGGCCTTATTGACAGTATCAAACCGTTCTTGGATTATTATGAGACCATGGATGGGGTGTCCTACCGGCAAGCCATTTTCATATTCCTCAG CAATGCAGGTGGAGAGAAGATTACCAAAGTGGCTCTGGATTTCTGGAATGAAGGCAAGAAAAGGGAAGAAATCCAGCTGAAAGACCTGGAGACAGCCGTGTCACTGGAAGTCTTTAACAACAAGAAAA GTGGGTTCTGGCACACCAGTCTAATTGACAAGAACCTGGTGGATTTCTTCGTCCCTTTCCTGCCTCTGGAGATCAAACACGTCCGAATGTGTGTGAAGGAAGAGCTGAAGTCCCGCAACAAGAAGCTAGACGAGGATATAGTCAATGCTGTGGTTGAAGAAATGACCTACTTCCCCAAAGAAGAGAAGATATTTTCAGACAAAGGCTGCAAAACCGTGGAGAAGAAGCTAGATTATCACTTGTAG
- the LOC117396770 gene encoding torsin-1A-like isoform X2, which yields MRVMRLLTPLCLLSCVQIANAFEPFTTTVLLGVGAGLFPLGRKIVHYFIENCDDNWIAFNSTGLKETLEGKLFGQHLATQVILKAVTGFVNNKKPKKPLVLSLHGWTGTGKNLVSQMIAEHLYRKGMKSGFVHQFVSTAHFPHADHIDSYKDQLQQWVRGNVSSCARSLFIFDEMDKMHPGLIDSIKPFLDYYETMDGVSYRQAIFIFLSNAGGEKITKVALDFWNEGKKREEIQLKDLETAVSLEVFNNKKSGFWHTSLIDKNLVDFFVPFLPLEIKHVRMCVKEELKSRNKKLDEDIVNAVVEEMTYFPKEEKIFSDKGCKTVEKKLDYHL from the exons ATGAGAGTAATGCGCCTGCTAACCCCTTTGTGTTTGCTGTCGTGTGTGCAAATTGCCAATGCATTTGAGCCATTTACTACCACCGTTTTACTCGGGGTAGGTGCTGGGCTATTCCCGCTCGGCCGAAAAATTGTTCATTATTTTATAGAAAATTGCGACGACAACTGGATAGCATTTAATAGCACGg gGTTAAAGGAGACCCTAGAAGGGAAGCTGTTTGGGCAGCACCTGGCTACCCAGGTTATCCTGAAAGCAGTGACCGGCTTTGTCAACAACAAAAAGCCCAAGAAGCCTCTGGTCCTGTCCCTCCATGGCTGGACAGGAACAGGCAAGAACTTGGTCAGCCAGATGATAGCTGAACACCTCTACAGGAAAGGCATGAAGAGTGGCTTTGTGCACCAGTTTGTCTCCACTGCTCACTTTCCCCACGCTGACCACATTGACTCCTACAAG GACCAGCTGCAGCAGTGGGTGCGAGGGAACGTGTCCAGCTGTGCGCGATCCCTGTTTATATTTGATGAAATGGACAAAATGCACCCGGGCCTTATTGACAGTATCAAACCGTTCTTGGATTATTATGAGACCATGGATGGGGTGTCCTACCGGCAAGCCATTTTCATATTCCTCAG CAATGCAGGTGGAGAGAAGATTACCAAAGTGGCTCTGGATTTCTGGAATGAAGGCAAGAAAAGGGAAGAAATCCAGCTGAAAGACCTGGAGACAGCCGTGTCACTGGAAGTCTTTAACAACAAGAAAA GTGGGTTCTGGCACACCAGTCTAATTGACAAGAACCTGGTGGATTTCTTCGTCCCTTTCCTGCCTCTGGAGATCAAACACGTCCGAATGTGTGTGAAGGAAGAGCTGAAGTCCCGCAACAAGAAGCTAGACGAGGATATAGTCAATGCTGTGGTTGAAGAAATGACCTACTTCCCCAAAGAAGAGAAGATATTTTCAGACAAAGGCTGCAAAACCGTGGAGAAGAAGCTAGATTATCACTTGTAG